A segment of the Bactrocera neohumeralis isolate Rockhampton chromosome 3, APGP_CSIRO_Bneo_wtdbg2-racon-allhic-juicebox.fasta_v2, whole genome shotgun sequence genome:
acataaaaaaataataacaaattaattattttaacagttattttaatcattttaatagttattttaaaaatataacgaGGCACCTGCTATTATCTAAAGAAGTAAATTGGAAAAACCGTAAGTCGTAGTATATTAATCATAGttccaaaaatttcatatttggaAGCATACtatacttttttagttttttgtgatAACAGGAAATACTTGTTTAATGATAAGAAAGAGAGCGATTCAATCATTTACTTGATAAAAGAAATTCTTTGGGCATCAAACATTTGTGTGGGTATATTTTCAGGAATTAATTACTTCTAAATTTATCTTAAAGGTTTTTTATTGAGCCATTATCTAATTTGAAAATGAGGTAATTGTTAAttgatttatttctattttctttatgtGTGTCATTGATGCCAAACGCCAATTAATAAGAAAACtcttatttatgcaaaattttcagtcaaaaatCAAATGAAGTACACCTGAACTATTTAGTATACATTTTACATTAGAACAATAATTGTTTTCTTATAATTCcattaatgtttattatcattaagttaaattaacatttaataGAATCCACACAATTGTagtacatagatatgtacattcCATCACAGTGaactttatatgaaaaaaattaaagggtgcgaaaatgaaaacaaagagACAATATGTGCCTACGTTGAATGTTAACACACTTCGTAAACAGAGAGGCaactacaaatataaaaatgttccgCCACCGCATCAAATGTTAATGAAGGTAGCAGAAGCTCGTCATTGCCATAACAGTTTGAAAAGTTAAAGGCAGATAGATATAAAGACGTCAATTCTAAGTGAAGAACGTGTTATTCGCACCACATTGATGAATTGAGCTTTGGCTCACTTGTCTTCGTTAACTGCTAGTGTTTTTATCATAACTTCAATTCTACATTATTGTTTTTACCTATAATTCCCGCACCCAAATAATTACGGCATTTGCAATAATATTAATAGAATTCCAGAATTCCGATAACGCTACACCACAACTATTTACCTCCTTGTCTTTTAGGCCCAACAGCAACACTTCTTCCATGAGTGTTAGACGTGTCTGTTTGGAATCTCCATCATCTATATTGTCCTCTTGatctttattactattattcaAATCGTTATCGTCGTCCGGTGTGTTTGCATTTAGGCCAGCAGCACCACCTTCAGCTCCATTATCCCGTGTTTTAACGGCTCGTCTCACCAAACCATCACTCCGGTTCATtttatatgttatattatttatagaaaagaaaacttcaatttattatgtcgctatttacttaattttttcccGTAGAAATATACGCAAATTTTATTTGTCAGTGCATTCGTAAGTAATTGGTGAAGTGGCGCTCCGCTACGTTTTGTTTTACACCTTttctttgttgctgttattactGTTCCTTCCGTTTCTATGTTACTTTTGTGTCACTTCACTTCACTGTAACAAGTTAtagctatttatttttatttagttattatgtgcaaaataaatcttttttatttttacagaatGGTTATAAATTTGCTACACACTTtgcagaaaaacacaattttacgATTTATTACCGATATTTACGATTGGATagaggaaaaaattattttcgtcgTAAATTTTCTCCTCCTCTAAATTCTGACATTTCCTTCCACGACAGATATCTTTTTGACAGCCAGTATTGCCAATGTTAAACCAATTCCTGGCAGAAACAGCTGTGCTGGTTGGACAATTTGCTTCAGCAGGTGTATGTCAATACGTTTGACAATCGAGAATGCCATTAATTTCGAAGTACATCTAATATTACAAAAACCAACTCTGTTTGATTTTATCAAATGTATAATAAGATAAGGAAGTACTAAGAAGTAGTACTATTTTCATAAGAATAATTGTCAATAGTAATATGGTTTTTATGGCACCACTGCATCTGCCAGGGTTTCTTCACTTTCCCTACTTTTTTGCCGCTAGCTGTCGCTGCAATACGAGTAATCTGAAATCAACATAAatgtttgaaattgaaatttaattggtGTTCTTGCTgcttaaaattgtgttttcttaAAGTGCACACTTAAATAATCTCGGGAAATGTATTTAATATCAACGGGAAAGACTACTGTGCTTTCGGATTTTAGTAATTTAGATACAAAATCTATTTATCAGCATGCAAATGGAGAAACAACGGATTTTCAGTTTTACGCCCGACAGCGTATTTTCCTGGAGGTGAACAAAAAGTCAGGTCTGGAAATTATGCGAATTAAGGATAAAGGCAATAATAGTAAGCATACCCTATAGCATATGAAAGTTTGTTATCTACAGAAAAgtaatgtttttatataaagatttaAATATTCAACGAGTGCGCAAACTTAATATCGGAAATGTCTACAGTGCCGCTTGCGCAAAGCAATCGATGGAAGAAATGGCTTTTGGTGGAGTAAATGGGCAAGTTAGCATATACAATTATAAAAACTCTGAGCTGATACATCGCTTTAAAGCCGGTTAGTACTCAACATATTTTAACAATGATATATtcattctttaatattttattatttgtatagaTAATAATCGTAATAGCGTATTGTATTTGGATTACAATGGCACGGATGAGTATATATCTTCTGTGTTTGAAAATGGCCAAATCAACTTATACGGAACTAAAACAAAGACAAAAATCGATAGCGTAAACATAGATGGCAAGTAAGTAAACACAAGCCTTGATTTAATTCTTTTCTAATATATTCTTCTTAGCTCAACTCTGGCTCGCTTTCACCCAACCAAACGTTTCCAATTTTCTATAGCATCATTTAAGGGCGCTGTAACAGTTTATGATTTGCAAActaaacgcaaaatatttaatttaaatgatgCACACGCTTCGCCTTGTCGCGATTTATGCATGTCTGCTGCAACACCTGATTCTCTAATAAGCGTCGGTTACGATTGTATTGTTAATGTGTTCGACACGCGACGTAGAACACCACAAATGAAACTAAATCATCCTCATCCACTGTCAACGGTGGCAATGAGTGGTTGTGGCACATACTTTTGTGTAGGAAATTTAAAGGGTGAATTGATTTCATATGATATACGGagtgttaaaaaatgtttagccACCAAAAAAGTGCATGATTGTTCTGTTACAAGGCTATCATTTGTGCCGCTGTCTGAAGATGACGGAAGCACTACTTCAAGTTTCAGCGGTACAATAGCTAACAATACTGACAGTCCAACGGAATATCTTGGCgaacaacaaaaatcaaccGCAACAATGCGACAACGCGATTCCTTTTGTGATTTCCTAGATTTTCAGGCGAATAAATTAGATCGCATGTCGGCTCGTTTCACAATGCGACGTGACAGTTTTGATTGGGACACACTTGGACGGAAACCAAAAACCGAGGATACCACCCCAACCGCATCGAAACTTAATGGGAGCAGTGAAAACCTTAATGAATCTACAGAAAAATCGACTGAAAACATTTCCAatggaaaattaaatatgaGTTTCGATTATGTAAATACACGACGTAAGAACTTTGAGGACGGCAAAAAACAATTTACGAGTAAGTTcccattataaataaaaattgctttccTGATTAAGTAAACTGTAACTTTTGCACTCTTATTAACACCCACAGCTCCACTACGCGACCGGAATAGTATATCAAAACTGGTTactaatttgaaacaaattgaagAAGAGGAATCCTCTCACATTCTACATCAAAACAATGTTAGCAGCAATAGTGACAAAGAGAATCCATCAAATGCGGAAATGGATTTCGACACACACGGTCAACTGGGTAAACCATTAAATGCGTACAGTAGCACACCGAATCACACACCGATAGATAACATAAAAGTTAAGAAACTAGATCAAATAAAGTCAGAAGTAATcaacgaaaataataatgaaaaaactgTAAATACTACTGAAAATAATCATGTAGAAACTCTAAATACTACTGAAAATAATCATTTAGAAGATGTGAATACTACTGCCACACCAGGCGATATTTTAAAGCACATCGCAGATTTGCGCTTGGAAATGAATACACGATTTAAAAAACTAGAATcggaagtaaaaattaatgCTGAGCAAAATAAGTGGCAAATTTTTACGCAAATAGCTGACATTTGGGCGCGGCAAATGAACACTAGTGAAGATATACGTGATGCGCTAAGCTATCTGCTGCAAACTGATCCTTTTGTCAACGAATTTTTACGTTTGAAAGATGAAAACGAATTACTGAAAGCACAGCTACAGCAAATCTTGGAGAAAAAGTAGGTAAATgtctttgtttattaaaaatattgttttttttgatCTCGAAGATCAGTAGACAAAAATGTAATGTAGTGAATTAAGAAAACGCACTGAGTAGAGACTTATTAAAACGaaattgtatttcatttattgcATAATTCCACAAAAAAAGACTTTATACTGCCAAACAGAAATCATACACATAGAAATAAGaattaactaaataataattaaatgattAACATAATTGTATACTTTATTAGCGCAAATATGAAGTTTTGCCAGttaataaattgagttttaaaaaattacttcaaatattatgcatttgaaaactaaaaaaaaattatatatgcaaCACAAATTGTGTTTTTTCGATTACTTTCATTCAAGCCTTGTTCTCCAAGCAGGACTGTTCAATAGTTTTCATGTCGACCTGTAAAGAAAACTTGTAAAACTCTTTGAATTTGTGGACCAATATTAAATGTACCGATATAGTTGTATTGAAATTACTGTAGTCAACGATATAACGCTCATTACGTGAGTCGTAGTTGATAATGTTGACAAAACGCTGTCCCCAGAAAATATCTTCACATGGCACATAGGAAGTGCGTGCCTCCGTTACCATAGCAGTTGCGGCAGAACAACCAACAATCGACACATACAATTCAAATTGTGCTTCATTCAAATCTTTAGCCGACTTCAAATAGTACAAAGGGCTGGTCTCATCTATGTAGTGGCATACGATTTCTGGCCAGACAATAATTTGTTCTCCATTGCCATCCAATTTCAGTTCAGTGCGTGTTTGCACGTACTCGCCCTCGCGAGTGCTTAAAGGAATAGTTAAAATAGGTGTATTAAGGATATATTTCTACACTTGTTACTGGTAACAGGTCTTACTTTTTTTCCATTATGAGATAAACGCGTATCTTCGACTCTATGACTTGTTGCTTGCGTGGATCGCAAACACGAAATAAGAGACAAAGTTTGCCATCCCGATAACAAATCTGGAAAGTACATAATTATTTCTAGCAAAACGAAATGTTATGCGGTTTTTTGAGTGGAAAATgccgaaaatttcgaaaattttagattatcttttcttcttctagttattatactctcgcaacaatgttgagtcggagagtattatagttttgttcacataacggttgtttgtaagtcctaaaactaaaagagtcagatatagggttatatataccaaagtgatcagggtgacgagtagagtcgaaatccggatgtctgtctgtccgtccgtccgtccgtgcaagctgtaacttgagtaaaaattgaga
Coding sequences within it:
- the LOC126753073 gene encoding uncharacterized protein LOC126753073, whose translation is MYLISTGKTTVLSDFSNLDTKSIYQHANGETTDFQFYARQRIFLEVNKKSGLEIMRIKDKGNNNLNIQRVRKLNIGNVYSAACAKQSMEEMAFGGVNGQVSIYNYKNSELIHRFKADNNRNSVLYLDYNGTDEYISSVFENGQINLYGTKTKTKIDSVNIDGNSTLARFHPTKRFQFSIASFKGAVTVYDLQTKRKIFNLNDAHASPCRDLCMSAATPDSLISVGYDCIVNVFDTRRRTPQMKLNHPHPLSTVAMSGCGTYFCVGNLKGELISYDIRSVKKCLATKKVHDCSVTRLSFVPLSEDDGSTTSSFSGTIANNTDSPTEYLGEQQKSTATMRQRDSFCDFLDFQANKLDRMSARFTMRRDSFDWDTLGRKPKTEDTTPTASKLNGSSENLNESTEKSTENISNGKLNMSFDYVNTRRKNFEDGKKQFTTPLRDRNSISKLVTNLKQIEEEESSHILHQNNVSSNSDKENPSNAEMDFDTHGQLGKPLNAYSSTPNHTPIDNIKVKKLDQIKSEVINENNNEKTVNTTENNHVETLNTTENNHLEDVNTTATPGDILKHIADLRLEMNTRFKKLESEVKINAEQNKWQIFTQIADIWARQMNTSEDIRDALSYLLQTDPFVNEFLRLKDENELLKAQLQQILEKK